In Paramisgurnus dabryanus chromosome 7, PD_genome_1.1, whole genome shotgun sequence, the following are encoded in one genomic region:
- the stmn3 gene encoding LOW QUALITY PROTEIN: stathmin-3 (The sequence of the model RefSeq protein was modified relative to this genomic sequence to represent the inferred CDS: inserted 2 bases in 1 codon), with protein sequence MTSTVSGYCEKLREMSVLSLICTCLYSHPHPKTIRQFDDTEVKSLNKRPSGQAXPTDLSPERLKVLVLPPQKKKKKKKKKPSLKDLQRRLQAAEERRKCQEMQVLRHLTEKREREREVLHKAQELNNNYSKMTEEKLNHKMKQIQENRTARLNALKQRLREKEIHAAEVRRNKELYTELSG encoded by the exons ATGACCAGCACAGTTTCAG GTTACTGTGAGAAGTTAAGAGAGATGTCTGTGTTGTCTCTCATCTGCACTTGTTTGTATTCTCACCCTCATCCAAAAACCATCAGACAGTTTGATG ATACGGAAGTGAAGTCGCTGAATAAGCGACCATCTGGTCAGGC TCCTACTGATTTATCTCCGGAGAGACTGAAGGTCCTCGTCTTACCaccacagaagaagaagaagaagaagaagaagaagccttCACTGAAAGACCTGCAGAGGAGACTACAGGCTGCTGAAGAAAGACGAAAG tgtcagGAGATGCAGGTGTTGAGGCATCTGACAGAGAAACGTGAGCGTGAGAGGGAGGTGCTTCATAAAGCACAGGAGCTCAACAACAACTACAGCAAAATGACAGAAGAGAAACTCAATCACAAGATGAAGCAGATCCAAGAAAACCGCACGGCTCGTCTTAATGCTCTCAAACAGCGTCTGCGAGAGAAG GAGATCCACGCCGCCGAAGTTCGCAGGAATAAAGAGCTTTACACCGAGCTCTCTGGATAA
- the arfrp1 gene encoding ADP-ribosylation factor-related protein 1: MYTLLSGLYKYVFQKDEYCVLILGLDNAGKTTFLEQTKTKFSKNYKGMNLSKITTTVGLNIGTIDVGNARLMFWDLGGQEELQSLWDKYYAESHGVIYVIDSTDERRLGESKIAFEKMISSEALEGVPLLVLANKQDVENCLSVPDIKTTFSDCAPKIGKRDCLVQPCCALSGDGVNEGIEWMVKCVIRNIHRPPRQKDIT; this comes from the exons ATGTACACTTTACTATCAGGTCTCTATAAATATGTCTTTCAAAAGGATGAATATTGTGTCCTTATCCTCGGACTGGACAATGCGGGGAAAACG ACCTTTCTGGAGCAGACAAAGACAAAATTCAGCAAAAATTACAAAGGAATGAATCTGTCAAAGATCACGACTACAGTCGGCCTGAACA TTGGTACCATTGATGTGGGAAATGCCCGACTGATGTTTTGGGATCTGGGAGGACAGGAGGAATTACAGTCACTGTGGGATAAA TATTACGCCGAATCTCACGGTGTGATTTATGTCATCGACTCCACTGATGAAAGGAGACTGGGCGAGTCAAAGATCGCTTTTG AGAAAATGATCAGTAGTGAGGCTCTGGAAGGAGTTCCTTTACTTGTGCTGGCAAACAAACAAGACGTAGAG AACTGTCTTTCTGTTCCTGACATTAAAACCACGTTCAGCGACTGTGCTCCTAAAATCGGTAAACGTGACTGTTTGGTTCAGCCGTGCTGTGCTTTATCAGG GGATGGAGTAAACGAAGGCATTGAATGGATGGTCAAATGTGTGATCAGGAATATTCATCGCCCGCCTAGACAAAAAGACATTAcatag